The following proteins are encoded in a genomic region of Salmo salar unplaced genomic scaffold, Ssal_v3.1, whole genome shotgun sequence:
- the LOC123733264 gene encoding beta-crystallin B1-like yields the protein MSGEKSKSASQADGKAAQGKRSEMGMNAYKMCVFDQENFQGRCMEITNECMNVCDMGMDRVRSLRVDCGPFVGYEQMNFCGEMFILEKGEYPRWDSWSNCQKNDYLLSFRPVRMDPEKHKICLFEVGEFKGRKMEIMDDDVPSLFSYGFTDRVGSIMVSCGTWVGYQFPGYRGSQYLLEKGDYKHFNEFGAHHPQFQSVRRIRDMQWHQHGCYTLSSK from the exons ATGTCTGGAGAAAAGTCTAAATCTGCTTCCCAAGCCGACGGCAAGGCCGCCCAGGGGAAGAGATCTGAGATGGGCATGAACGCCTACAAA aTGTGCGTCTTCGACCAGGAGAACTTCCAGGGCCGCTGTATGGAGATCACCAATGAGTGCATGAATGTGTGTGACATGGGCATGGACAGGGTTCGCTCCCTGCGTGTCGACTGCGGGCC TTTCGTGGGTTATGAGCAGATGAACTTCTGTGGTGAGATGTTCATCCTGGAGAAGGGAGAGTACCCTCGCTGGGACTCCTGGAGCAACTGTCAGAAGAACGACTACCTGCTGTCCTTCAGGCCCGTCCGCATG GACCCTGAGAAGCACAAGATCTGCCTGTTCGAGGTTGGAGAGTTCAAGGGTCGTAAGATGGAGATCATGGATGATgatgttccctctctgttctcctacgGATTCACCGATAGAGTCGGCAGCATCATGGTCAGCTGCGGAAC CTGGGTGGGTTACCAGTTCCCTGGATACCGTGGTTCCCAGTACCTCCTGGAGAAAGGTGACTACAAACACTTCAACGAGTTCGGCGCCCATCACCCCCAGTTCCAGTCTGTGAGGCGTATCCGCGACATGCAGTGGCACCAGCATGGCTGCTACACCTTGTCCAGCAAGTGA